A stretch of DNA from Lotus japonicus ecotype B-129 chromosome 4, LjGifu_v1.2:
tttggggatgaaaGGGTTTAATTAGGGATTAattataattagattattaggTTAGTTTATTATCTAGATTATGTAATTGTTTAGTtaagggattattagattatgattttattaagtttttaatttttttttctgattaaataattgagttggaattaaaaactattttttctaaaattttttaattaaaaaaaattataaaagccacgtgtaattgatgactaggacaaaattgagataTGGAGgcatttgaccttaattgaattaaaaaaaaaaattcatagggacccaatttgatgcaaaaattttccaggccctggatttgattccctttacaattgcaggggtcttctgatgtattaagcctatatAGAAATATATTTTGAAGTGTAtgtttaagtatatttttaatCTATTATAAATCACATTTCACATTGtgaatttaatttgaaataatgATCTAtggttttactttaaattaAGTGGGTTCCTGAATAACAATTTTAGACAATGATTTTGATCTTTGGccatatgtaaaaaaaaactttaatagAAGTGGTAACTCATTTCCATGATCTACACTTTGAATCAGATTAACTTCTAGCTAGCTATTAGCactaaaaaaattcatgtgTATAAAATATCTAAAAACTTAAGCAAAATATACTAAATTtgtaagagtttaattttgatgcaccgacggtgtaaagtttttttacaccgtcaactaatcagatttcaaggatgtgacatgtcaattaaagaaattaaatgaaaagagagattttttcacatccttgaaatatgattggttgacggtgtaaaaaaactttacaccgtcggtgcatcaaattttttctcaatttgtaATACATCTTATTAAATTAAAGTACCTCTTTTTTCATTTGAAAGGAATTAATTACTTAATGCAGAATTTAAACAAATCTTGAAAGTTGGTGCTGTTATATTGTTGTCACACCCCTTTATAGGACAGATTGTGATGTAACAAGTGgcattttcattttctgaagAATAATGCTACTTTCCACCAGCAGTTTGAATCATAACGACATAGGTGCTTAATTGCGTATGTTTCTATTTGAATCTGACTGGTTTCATATAAAATATCAAGTCATTATATTTCCTTTGTATTTTATATTGGTAGATTTTAAATTCACTATTTGGTTTTAGAGAAAGGTAAATATATAACAAAAATCTTATATTTAATCTATAGTAGTACAAGTTAAATTCAACGTTACTTGAATTGTAGAAACATCTatcaaaagattaaaaaaaaccaCTTGAGCGAGAGCGACAACTGAAGAAGAACTGAGCTTTTAGAGGGAACAATTCTGTAATTTACACCACTAACCTAGTAGGAACTTTATTACGTTAGTTGGgtattaaaattcaaaaaaatacaTGTACATCTGTAGGCCACAATCCAATTGTATTGCTCCTATCTCGTACAATTGATGCACATATACTTAAAAATATATACTAATACTATGTAAGTAGTATTTCATAATTCGCCTACCAAAATAGAATGTGGTCGGGCCCAAATCATTTGGACGATATGAATTTGTTTTACAATCTTCACACTAATGCAAGTAGCTTAgatcacaatctcttgagttaATTGAGATGTGGCTCCCTATTAAAGTGCCATTCAATAATCAAACTGACAAGATGTTTAAGTTAAATTTAATCTTCAATCTGATTCTAATTGTCTACAGCTGTACTTTTAGTTGTAGGCCTAAAGTGCTTGTGGAAAGAGCTTCCTTTTGGCATTTTTTATTTGCTAATTAAACTTTGCTTTAATTAACATTTAGCATAATAATGTTTAGAAGGCACATAACCGCGGAAGACAAGAATTTAGTAGTGAGTTTTTGCTTTAGGCTCTGCTGGCAGTACAACAAGTCTCGCTATATTTGGATCCGTATCTTGATGGGTTGGATCTCACTACTGTTATTGTTTCTTTGGACCCACATCCAGGCCTGGATAAGAAAAAGAGAAACATAGACAGAGACAAGGGTTGgtgctgaaaaaaaaaaaaaagggttagTTTGTTTTTCTGAAAAAGGTTTGGACAGGTTCGGCTTCGGTCACAACCGCGGTTCTTTGAAAACCATATATCATTTATAAAAGTATTTACATATCATCTACCAATGTATACGTAATGTTTACATTGAGAGTAAATATCAAATACACAATATTTTAAAGACAAATAGTTTATCATTACCAATTACCAAGCAAGTGTGTTTGTAGTCCAGGTTAGTTGAACCGCATATGTAACATAATAACACCACTATGCATAACATACTAAGGAGATATTATAATATTAGCTTGTTGAACTTATGTTGTCCAATAACAATGAACAAAATTAGTGAACATCCGCATGATATGTCTTCATGTAGGATTCACTCATAGATTTGTGTGTTGCGGGTGGATCGACCCTTTTTGAGGGTTTCTTAAACCGCATTGAGTGTATAATCAACCATGGAAACTAAATGCTTTGTGGATTGGAGAAACCACTCACATGATTTTCATCATATATTCAGAGGCTCCATTGCTCCAACATGGATATTGATTAATTTAGGTGAAATCTAAAGGTATGATTGTATGAATTGAATGCtaaagaaaattatattaataagcatgtataaaaaaagaatatgtttagaataaccattttcaattttaaattagaGTACCCTGAAGTTAATTATattctttccaaaaaaaattttaattatatttggTATAAGTAGAATAAAATTGAATGAGATGAAATTTGagagaataaaattaatttctatTATTTGAATACTTCATGATCCAATTTCAAAAGAATACTTCATGAtgaaataaagataacaaattATTCCATTCCATGCCCTTAATTTGGGGATAAATTAAACAAAATGGAATGGAATATATTTCATCATATCCTATTTCAAATAATCCAATTAAATAACATGGCATATTGGTATGTACTTCATTTTTTTCTACTATACTTTTATTCGTTCtccaattcaaacaaaatctaaGTGATTAGCCATTTTTTCAAGAAAGTATATATTCTAATTAATAAATCTGATATATAactgttattttttttcaatacaTGTATCCTCCATGAGATGTAATTATATTCTAGTCTACAATGGAAGAGTCTTGCTTTTGAAGGATTAGGCCACCGATTGCAGAGCCTTGAGTTTTTTTATCTCTGTTCTGTTCGAGAACTTGATTCCcctgttttctctttttttttcttgctttGTTCACTTGTTAATCCTGTACTGTTTCTTCTTTCCTTTTTGGCATCTTGGTCTTGTTTCTCTTTATGATTGTATCCATGGGAGGCACCTCTTGTGCCCTTTTAATCAAATTTggtttacccaaaaaaaaatttctagtcTACAAATCATAGTTCCATCCGCTATGTCCAAACACAAGTATTGGAGTCTTTGTTTTTTCATAAACTAATCATTCAAACCATAACATTATTAATTGTGAGATAACATTTATGTGGAGGTTATTTTTCTGTCTAATTTAGTTATCTTATCCCTTTTTGACACTAGTATAACACTTTTGTTAACTTGCACAACTAGCACTTTTCCAAGTACCCACCTTCTCACTTTTTGCAATTTTTTACTATTGAAATCCAATTAAGTAGATCAAATCTTCATAAACCTATACTTATTACCCTCTTGGCCTCCCATATCTTGGTCCAGATTTTCTTTATCAAACCTCTATGCCAAAACCCCTTAGGAATATTCTAATCAACAAGCAATAGGATCACTCACAAAACAGTAAAAGTTTCATTATCTAATGAAATCCAGATACCAAATCCAACCATGTTAACCTCCCTATATAAACATACAGTCCCCTATGTAACCACCATCAACTCAAGctctaacaacaacaacaacaacaacaacaacaacatggaTGTTTCAACTTCCTTCACTGCACACCTTATCCATGACCTTGCTGTGGAATACTCCCCCCATACAAGAAAGCTACTCCTTCAATTTCCACTTCACAATCAATTATCACCCACTTCCTCACCTTCCATTAAGAACTCAACAACAGATTCATACTTCGGAAACCGCGAATTCGATTCAAACGCTATCATGATACTTGCTGTCCTGTTGTGTGCTCTGATCTGCTCACTTGGCTTAAACTCCATCATTAGGTGTGGCTTAAGATTCTCCAACATAGTCATCAACGATTACAGCGGAACCAACAACAATAGCCCTTCACCTAGATTGGCCAACAAAGGAATCAAAAAGAAAGCCCTTAAGAAATTCCCCATAGTGAACTACACACCAGAGCTGAAACTGAAACTCCCTGGTTTGGACACAGAGTGTGTGATTTGCCTCTCAGAGTTCACAGACGGAGAGAAGGTGCGTGTTTTGCCGAAATGCAACCATGGTTTTCATGTTCGTTGCATTGACAAGTGGTTGAGTTCACACTCTTCATGCCCCAAGTGCAGACAGTGCCTTCTTGAGACTAAAAAGGTTGTTGGGTCATCACAAGTACAACCACAACAACAACTAGAAGCTGTGTTGCCAGTGCCAGAAATTGTTATAAGGATTGAACCACTAGCGCCAGAAGGTGTGGAACGTAGCTATAGATGACCAAACAAATCAGAGATCATTATAGATCACTGcggtttttaatttatttgttgCTGAATTGATGTTTATTACAACTGAAAATTTCAGTTGGCTCACGTTTTGACCCAAACTGTATAAAAAAACTAGTTCAAATTTTGTggacattaattatttttgcccAAGACAATTTTCCAGATGAATCGAACTTTTCTGCACTGCAAGTACTGAAGCATGTAAATTTGTAACTCCCATGCAtactcatattttttatttatttcacatTCCAGAATTTCATTAGTAGAATAAAAATTATAGGGGACTGAAGATTTCAATcccaaatttaaaaatttatttaaaggGAATCAAGCAAATAACCAACCACCCGTCAATACTCTTTGTTTTATTTCTCaatgaattatattttttatcaaaaaaaaaatgtttgagGTATACAAATTATATACTAAAAAATAAGGATAAAAACCTTGTTATAGAAACTTGGTATTTGATCGATAAGCAAATAAGTAGGAAACTGATAGCTGATTAGTTAAATAATTGTAGTAAACTTGAGAGTTGTTTTGTAAAAAATTggcttaattatatttttagtcCCTATAATTTTAGGAATGTATAATTTTGGTTCCTATAATTTCAATTGCTTAAATTAAAACCCCTTCATTATTTAaatcgatttttttttttgtttatatgGTAACTTATCATCTAGTAACTTATAGAAGAAAATTGATATATTATTACAAATTTTTATGTCAAAAGTAACACAAATCATCTTAAAATGTTTACGATAAAAATTATGATACACATCATTTTTTCCCCTTAATTGTTATTAACCAATTAACATCTAAACTAAATTTGCCCATTTTTGAAAGTGCAACTGCATAATTGCTTAAAAATTTAAATCCTAACTAGTTGTACAGCTAATATAAATCCTAACTACAGTTGTCACTAAAATAGATGTGAGCCAATGTTTTTAATAGAATCCACGTGAATTAAATTAGTCaatgaaaaatatgaaaaatattaaaatgagtGTTACTAGTATTTTTCTAATTTAGAAACAAGCCAAAATAACTAAATACTTCATTTGTCCCTAAATATAAGGTCATCTTAAGACAATtatgcttattaaaaaaatatgtaatgaGATGAATTAATGcattggttttaaaaaaaattatacaatctTCACATTTACTGTTAAATAATGTATTGAGTAGTGTAGAAAAACATTAAGTAAAATAGttatcaaaattttagaattacaAAAGTATAAGGGTGAAAaagaataataaattaaatgttTCTAGAAACTAGTAAGGAGCCTATATATAAAAGGacatcaaataaataaatataaaaataaataaataaagggtCTTATAATTAGAGACAGTAAAAGTATAAAATTAGTGAAACTGGTCGCATCTAGAAGAGTGTTCGACCTAGCAACCGGAAAGTTGAGAAGAAAATCTATATTTACCCTACATTAATCTTAATTTTCTCATTATATGAGATAGTTTTCGTTTGGTTAATTATTCTCTATCTAATCTAATTATCCAATTCCTTTTTAACATGAATACTTATTTGTTCTTGAATGTTGTTATTCATTCATAATTTTCACTTTATTTACATCTCAATTAtatttatctttcttttctttttcaatccTATTATATTATCACTTCTGTCCATTTTATTCACACTAGCTTAATTAcactttttcattttaacaCTTGTATAAACTTTTTGTTCACTTGAACAACTAGTATTTTTCCAAGTACCCACCTTCTCATCTTTTGCGATTTTTAACAATTGAAATCCAATTAAGGAGATCACCAAGCAGATCAAATCTTAATATGCCTATAGTATTGCCCTCTTGGCCTCTCATATCTTCAAGTACTGAAGATCTTGGTCTTGATTTCTTTTATTAGAAAAACATTAAAACCCCTGTTCTGCCAAAACCCCTTAGGAATATTCTAATCATTAATCAACAAGCAAGATCACTCACCAAACAGTAAAAGTTGCATCATCTTATGAAATCCAGATACCATATCCAACCATGTTAACCCCCCTATATAAATATACAACCCCCTATGTAACCACCTGATCAACTCAAGCTCTAACAAACTCatcaacaacaaacaacaacagcATGGATGCTTCAACTTCCTTCACCCATGACCTTGTTGTGGAATACTCCCCCCATACAAGAAAGCTACTCCTTCAATTTCCACTTCACAATCAATTATCACCCACTTCCTCACCTTCCATCAAGAACTCAACAACAGATTCATACTTCGGAAACAGCGAATTCGATTCAAACGCTATCATGATACTAGCTGTCATATTGTGTGCTCTCATCTGCTCACTGGGGTTGAACTCCATCATCAGGTGTGGGTTGAGATTCTCCAGCATAGTCATCAACGATTATAGCGAGACCAACAACAATAGTGCTTCACCTCAATTGGCCAATAAAGGGATCAAGAAAAAAGCTCTTAAGAAATTCCCAACAGTAAACTATACAGCAGAGCTGAAACTACCTGGTTTGGATACAGAGTGTGTGATATGCCTCTCTGAGTTCACCAACGGAGAGAAGGTGCGTGTTTTGCCGAAATGCAACCATGGTTTTCACGTTCGTTGCATTGACCAGTGGCTGAGTTCACACTCTTCATGCCCCAAGTGCAGACTGTGCCAGTGACAGATCCAGAAATTTTATTTAGTGAGGGCAATAAATACATATAAATTTGTAcacaaaaaaaatacatatattaatagaagtgaggacattttttaccaaagaggACACAAGTGAGCACATTTTTACCAAATGGACCATAAAAAACAACTTATTTTTACTattcaagtgagggcatttaacaATGTGTGACACAAGTGAaagcatttagcaatgtggaacataagtgaagacattttttatcaaataagccataaaaaattacatatttttactactcaattttttttttctaatgtattttccaaaattaagtgagggcaagtgccctcatACCCAACCACTTGCATCCGTCACTGGACAGTGCCTTCTTGAGACTCAGAAGGTTATTGGGTCATCACAAATACaactacaacaacaacaagttGTGTTGCCAGTGCCAGAAGTTGTTATAAGAATTGAACCATTAGAGCCAGAAGGTGTGGAGCGTAGCTATAGATGACCAAATTACCAATTAGAGCCATAATAACTGTGgtgtttgatttatttattgctGAATTGATGTTTATTACAACTGAAAATTTCAGTTGGCTAACCTTTTGACTCCACCAAATGTATGATAAACTAGTTCAAATTTAATGGACATATATATTGTTTTGCTCAAGACAGTTGCTAGATGGATTCAACTTTTCTGCATGACAAGGGACGGAACCAAATTGATAGAGAGGATTGAAATCTTCTGAAACCAGATTGTATCTCATTCTGCTGTCTTGCTAAAAAAATTTAGGgatatcaattaattaaaaagTAAATTGTAACTTGCACACATTCATGACCCTTTTTTAACTAACATATTTTTGAGACATGAAGTTGGAATCCAATTTCTGAATAGAAGATTTCAATCTTATCTAGAGAAATTGTTTAAGAAAAATCAAACATGTATTACTTGAATTAATCACCAACCACCTTTGGTGCTATCTTGCTCATGCTATAGGCTTCGCTGGCACGGTCTTATTGTCGGTGTTGTCACACCGCACTCATCACCTCTATTGTTGGCATTGCAACACGACCTTTGCCGCCATCACCGCTGCTATCACCTCCCTCGCTGCCATATCTATGCAAGGTTCTTCTTCCCCATTACAGGAAGATGTACACTCGTATTATAATAACTATGAATCAGTTTGTAAAAGTGAAAAGAAGGAATAATACATTCATGTTCACATATCCTAATTTGAATATTGTGGTAATCCTTAGTCAACAAGGAGTTCCAAATAATGGTTGTTAAGGTTTTGCGTTAATTGAAAATGCATTTGAAACCATTTTGAGGAGTT
This window harbors:
- the LOC130713409 gene encoding uncharacterized protein LOC130713409 yields the protein MLTSLYKHTVPYVTTINSSSNNNNNNNNNNMDVSTSFTAHLIHDLAVEYSPHTRKLLLQFPLHNQLSPTSSPSIKNSTTDSYFGNREFDSNAIMILAVLLCALICSLGLNSIIRCGLRFSNIVINDYSGTNNNSPSPRLANKGIKKKALKKFPIVNYTPELKLKLPGLDTECVICLSEFTDGEKVRVLPKCNHGFHVRCIDKWLSSHSSCPKCRQCLLETKKVVGSSQVQPQQQLEAVLPVPEIVIRIEPLAPEGVERSQALTNSSTTNNNSMDASTSFTHDLVVEYSPHTRKLLLQFPLHNQLSPTSSPSIKNSTTDSYFGNSEFDSNAIMILAVILCALICSLGLNSIIRCGLRFSSIVINDYSETNNNSASPQLANKGIKKKALKKFPTVNYTAELKLPGLDTECVICLSEFTNGEKVRVLPKCNHGFHVRCIDQWLSSHSSCPKCRQCLLETQKVIGSSQIQLQQQQVVLPVPEVVIRIEPLEPEGVERSYR